The following proteins are co-located in the Candidatus Nanopelagicales bacterium genome:
- a CDS encoding FAD-dependent oxidoreductase: MTQGTAIVVGASHAGAQVVAGLRQQGWSGRVVLIGDEAVLPYHRPPLSKAYLSGKSGLDELAIRKPHYYAKQEVELLDARVESIERAERRLVMADGDSLSYDKLALCTGGRARLLPVPGADLPGVHYLRTFADVEQIRESAQPGCHAVIVGGGYIGLETAASLLALGLDVTVLEAAERVLMRVTAPEVSAFYERIHREAGVTIRTGALVEAVTGEDRVREVQLAGGERLRADLVVIGVGIEPNTELAAAAGLLVDDGVVIDDNARTSDADIVAAGDCTSHWMTRYGRRIRLESVPSAGEQAKAAAATLCGKEKTIAALPWFWSDQYDLKLQIAGLSAGYDEILLSGDPTQDRDFTCFYLREQKLIAADCVNRPRDFMRSKQKITEGLEVDRAELVQIAAN; encoded by the coding sequence ATGACGCAGGGGACCGCGATTGTCGTCGGAGCCAGTCACGCCGGCGCGCAGGTGGTGGCGGGCTTGCGTCAGCAGGGGTGGTCCGGGCGAGTCGTCCTCATTGGCGACGAGGCGGTCCTTCCGTACCACCGGCCGCCGCTGTCGAAGGCCTACCTGTCGGGAAAGAGCGGCCTCGACGAGCTGGCGATCCGCAAGCCGCACTATTATGCGAAGCAGGAGGTCGAGCTGCTCGATGCCCGCGTGGAGTCGATCGAGCGAGCAGAGCGCCGGCTCGTGATGGCCGATGGCGACAGCTTGTCCTACGACAAGCTCGCGCTTTGCACTGGCGGGCGAGCCCGACTGCTTCCGGTCCCGGGAGCCGATCTCCCGGGCGTCCATTACCTGCGCACGTTTGCCGATGTGGAGCAGATCCGGGAGTCGGCGCAGCCGGGGTGCCACGCGGTGATCGTGGGCGGCGGCTACATCGGCCTGGAGACCGCAGCGTCCCTCCTTGCGTTGGGCCTGGACGTCACCGTCCTCGAGGCCGCCGAGCGGGTGCTCATGCGGGTCACGGCGCCGGAGGTGTCAGCCTTCTACGAGCGGATCCACCGCGAGGCGGGTGTCACGATCCGCACCGGCGCCCTGGTCGAGGCCGTGACCGGCGAGGATCGCGTCCGTGAGGTCCAGCTCGCCGGCGGGGAGCGACTCCGCGCCGACCTCGTGGTCATCGGCGTGGGGATCGAGCCCAACACCGAGCTAGCTGCGGCCGCAGGCCTTCTCGTCGATGACGGCGTCGTCATCGACGACAACGCCCGCACCAGCGACGCCGACATCGTCGCGGCAGGCGACTGCACCAGCCACTGGATGACGCGCTACGGGCGCAGGATCCGGTTGGAGTCGGTGCCCAGCGCCGGCGAGCAGGCAAAAGCCGCGGCGGCGACGTTGTGCGGCAAGGAGAAGACCATCGCCGCGCTGCCGTGGTTCTGGTCCGACCAGTACGACCTCAAGCTCCAGATCGCCGGCCTGAGCGCCGGGTACGACGAGATCCTGCTCAGCGGTGACCCGACTCAAGACCGCGACTTCACCTGCTTCTACCTGCGTGAGCAGAAGCTGATCGCAGCCGACTGCGTCAACCGCCCGCGCGACTTCATGCGAAGCAAGCAGAAGATCACCGAAGGTCTCGAGGTCGATCGCGCCGAACTGGTGCAGATCGCAGCGAACTGA